In the genome of Hyphomicrobium sp. ghe19, the window ATTGAAGCTCAGGTTCCCCCAGAGCTTCGTCCAGATCTCGGCGCGGATATCGCCTGCGACGGGGGCTTTGAAGCCCGCTTTCTGCAACGCCTCGGAAATACGCACTATGCGTTCAGTTTTCGAATTGTCGATTTCGGCGATCGAGAAGCGGTTGCCTTCGATATGCTTAATAACGCCGGGCTCGGTTATCTCAGCAGCCGGATAAACGACGCTGCCAAGCACGCGTTCGGCCGGCAGATTGTCGGCGATGATGCCGCCGGGATCGACGCTTTCGAGGCGCCGGCCTTCGTGCGGTCCGCTGACGCGCAAGAAATACCACCAGGGAATTCCGTTCTGTGCGGTGAGCACGGCGGTGTCGCGACCATACATCGCGGGAAGATCGCGAACGACGGCTGCGACCTGATGTGCCTTCATTCCGAGGATGACCAGATCCTGTTCGCTCACGTCCGCGATTTTATCTGTCGCAGCGATGCGAGAGATGTTTTCGCGTCCGTCCTCTTCGATCAGCTTCAGTCCATTCGCGCGGATCGCGGCAAGATGGGGCCCGCGAGCGATGACGGTGACCTCTTCGCCGGACTGCGCGAGGCGTGCGGCAAGCAGGCCGCCGATACCACCTGCACCGACGACACAAATTTTCATTGAACCTCGTCCTTCACGTATTACGCAGCGCAGCAAAAACTTTGTTGCCGGTTCGCGTCAACGCTCCACTTGTCGAGCGCGATATTTCACGATTTATGTGCGGAGCGCTTTTAGTGCGAAATCAAAAAGAATTACAAGCCTGAGGGAAGGCCCACACTATGACTATTCAAGCGGAGACGAGCGCTCCCGCCTCAAGTGTCGCGGCGCCGTCGTCGAAGCGCTGGCTGCAGCTGCTTCTTGGCGTGCTGTGCATGACGATGATCGCCAACCTGCAATACGGTTGGACGCTGTTCGTCAATCCGATGGCTACCAAGTTCGGTTGGGAGCTGGCGGCGATCCAATGGGCATTCACGATCTTCGTTCTGACGGAGACGTGGCTCATTCCATTCGAAGGCTATCTCGAAGACAAGTTCGGGCCGCGGCCGCTCGTGCTGTTCGGCGGCATCATGGTCGGCATTTCGTGGGCGATGAACTCATACGCGGACTCGCTCATGATGCTCTACGTCGCACAGGCGATCGGCGGCATCGGCGCGGGCGCGGTTTACGGCACGTGCGTTGGAAACGCGCTCAAATGGTTTCCCGACCGGCGCGGCCTTGCGGCGGGCGTGACGGCCGCAGGCTTCGGAATGGGGTCTGCACTGACAATCATTCCGATCTCGAAGGTCATCGCCGCTGACGGATATGAAGCGGCCTTTCTCTATTTCGGAATTCTGCAGTCCGTCGTCATCGTGATTGCATCGTTCCTGCTCAGATCGCCGCCGAAGGAGACGCTCGCAGCCCGGCCAACGACGCTGGTTTCGGC includes:
- a CDS encoding ketopantoate reductase family protein codes for the protein MKICVVGAGGIGGLLAARLAQSGEEVTVIARGPHLAAIRANGLKLIEEDGRENISRIAATDKIADVSEQDLVILGMKAHQVAAVVRDLPAMYGRDTAVLTAQNGIPWWYFLRVSGPHEGRRLESVDPGGIIADNLPAERVLGSVVYPAAEITEPGVIKHIEGNRFSIAEIDNSKTERIVRISEALQKAGFKAPVAGDIRAEIWTKLWGNLSFNPISALTHATLEDICKFQPTRDAAARLMREAQSVGEALGVRFRIPLEKRIAGAEAVGPHKTSMLQDIEAGRGIEADALIGSVIELGQIANVPTPQIETVYACVKLLAATLARDGGRLRIEKA
- the oxlT gene encoding oxalate/formate MFS antiporter; the protein is MTIQAETSAPASSVAAPSSKRWLQLLLGVLCMTMIANLQYGWTLFVNPMATKFGWELAAIQWAFTIFVLTETWLIPFEGYLEDKFGPRPLVLFGGIMVGISWAMNSYADSLMMLYVAQAIGGIGAGAVYGTCVGNALKWFPDRRGLAAGVTAAGFGMGSALTIIPISKVIAADGYEAAFLYFGILQSVVIVIASFLLRSPPKETLAARPTTLVSAQRSFSPLEMLKSPIFWVMYAMFVMMAAGGLMATAQLAPIAKDFKVADVPVSLLGITLPALTFALSLDRILNGVTRPFFGWVSDKIGREQTMFIAFGIEGIGILALGHYGHDPFMFVLLTGLVFFAWGEIYSLFPATCGDTFGSKFATTNAGLLYTAKGTAALLVPFSSILTKSTGSWHAVFYAAAGMNILAAVLALLVLKPMRERALRKQ